From the genome of Streptomyces sp. NBC_00659, one region includes:
- a CDS encoding NTP transferase domain-containing protein gives MTAYEPEGATGRPGGADQGGTPGADAGYDAVVLAGGAARRLGGEDKPGVRVGGRTLLDRVLAACADATRTVVVARPRPTARPVEWAREDPPGGGPLAALDAGLRHTRAPYVLVLSADLPFLEEKTVRRLLDTLRAGTPHEIPGTSGPARDGHADRIEGPGARHDGQGTRADGLDTCHDGPGTRADGSGTRAEVPAARHDDPSRRADGPGTRLDGVLLTDPDGRDQPLVAVYRADALRRELGVLAAEHGSLSGLPLRRLVAALDLTRITDPVASFDCDTWDDIAAARARIREHGHVLDEWISAVKDELGIDLDVDIGVLLDLARDAAHGVARPAAPLTTFLVGYAAARAGGGPEAVAEASRKAAALALRWADEDTPDARPDNGSSAAPPTPATEPDAG, from the coding sequence ATGACCGCGTACGAGCCCGAGGGCGCGACCGGGCGACCCGGCGGCGCCGACCAGGGAGGCACCCCCGGTGCCGATGCCGGGTACGACGCCGTCGTGCTCGCGGGCGGTGCCGCCCGGCGGCTCGGCGGCGAGGACAAGCCCGGCGTGCGCGTGGGGGGCCGGACCCTGCTGGACAGGGTCCTGGCCGCGTGTGCCGATGCCACGCGCACGGTGGTCGTGGCCCGGCCCAGGCCCACGGCGCGTCCCGTGGAGTGGGCCCGCGAGGACCCGCCGGGCGGGGGACCGCTCGCCGCGCTGGACGCCGGGCTGCGTCACACCAGGGCGCCGTACGTTCTCGTGCTCTCCGCCGACCTGCCGTTCCTGGAGGAGAAGACGGTCCGGCGCCTGCTGGACACCCTTCGCGCCGGCACCCCACACGAGATCCCGGGGACTTCCGGCCCGGCCCGGGACGGGCATGCCGACCGCATCGAGGGGCCCGGCGCCCGTCACGACGGGCAGGGCACCCGCGCCGACGGGCTTGACACCTGTCACGACGGACCCGGCACCCGGGCCGATGGGTCCGGCACCCGTGCCGAGGTCCCCGCCGCCCGTCACGACGACCCCAGCCGTCGAGCCGACGGCCCCGGCACCCGTTTGGACGGTGTTCTTCTCACCGACCCCGACGGGCGGGATCAGCCCCTCGTGGCTGTCTACCGCGCCGACGCGCTGCGCCGCGAGCTGGGTGTGCTCGCCGCCGAGCACGGGAGCCTCTCCGGGCTGCCGCTCCGACGGCTCGTCGCCGCCCTCGACCTCACCCGCATCACCGACCCCGTCGCGTCCTTCGACTGCGACACCTGGGACGACATCGCCGCCGCTCGAGCGCGCATCAGGGAGCATGGGCACGTGCTGGATGAATGGATTTCCGCAGTCAAGGACGAACTGGGCATCGACCTGGACGTCGACATCGGCGTGCTGCTCGACCTGGCCCGCGACGCCGCGCACGGCGTCGCCAGGCCGGCCGCGCCGCTGACCACGTTCCTCGTCGGATACGCGGCCGCGCGGGCGGGCGGAGGACCGGAAGCGGTCGCCGAAGCCTCCCGCAAGGCCGCCGCGCTCGCGCTGCGCTGGGCCGACGAGGACACTCCCGACGCCCGGCCGGACAACGGGTCGTCCGCCGCCCCGCCCACGCCCGCCACCGAGCCGGACGCCGGATGA
- a CDS encoding molybdopterin molybdotransferase MoeA — protein sequence MTAARSTRDSQDGQDTDDTDDFDVEEALALVKGAGARPSGEPGRAERAVPGPQGTDPAAVASPGAQNSGEGKHTRHRSTPWTEARALAERAARSLSRRTPVSVPLDDSLGLVLAAPLTALTDLPSFDTSAMDGWAVAGPGPWEVREDGVLAGHAEPERLSDGEAVRIATGARVPRDATAVLRSEHGRLDGKGRLHAGVGQEQGSARSRGILALAHGQDIRPRGQECRSGDQLLPLGALVTPAVLGLAAAAGYDTLAVVPRPRAEVLILGDELLTEGLPREGLIRDALGPMLPPWLRALGAEVVAVRRIGDDAKALHKAITGSRADLIVTTGGTAAGPVDHVHPTLRRIGAELLVDGVKVRPGHPMLLARLQENQHLVGLPGNPLAAVSGLLTLAEPMLRTLAGRMAPEPYTLPLGDAVQGHPYDTRLIPVSLRGERAAPLHYNGPAMLRGIAAADALAVVPPGGARAGQELELIDLPWAVAGIDACFV from the coding sequence ATGACCGCCGCCCGCTCCACCCGGGACAGCCAGGACGGCCAGGACACCGACGACACCGACGACTTCGATGTCGAGGAGGCGCTCGCCCTGGTCAAAGGCGCGGGTGCCCGCCCGTCCGGCGAGCCCGGACGAGCGGAGCGTGCCGTCCCCGGCCCCCAGGGAACCGACCCGGCAGCGGTCGCCTCGCCCGGCGCCCAGAACAGCGGCGAGGGCAAGCACACCCGTCACCGGTCCACCCCGTGGACGGAGGCACGGGCCCTCGCCGAGCGGGCCGCGCGTTCCCTGTCCCGCCGTACCCCCGTCTCGGTCCCCCTCGACGACTCCCTCGGCCTCGTCCTCGCCGCCCCCTTGACCGCGCTCACCGACCTTCCCTCCTTCGACACCTCCGCCATGGACGGCTGGGCGGTCGCCGGACCCGGGCCCTGGGAGGTGCGGGAGGACGGCGTACTCGCCGGGCACGCGGAACCGGAGCGGCTCAGCGACGGCGAGGCGGTCCGGATCGCCACCGGGGCGCGGGTCCCGCGGGACGCGACCGCCGTCCTGCGCAGCGAGCACGGGCGCCTCGACGGCAAGGGCCGGCTGCACGCGGGCGTCGGGCAGGAGCAGGGTTCCGCCCGGTCCCGGGGAATCCTGGCGCTCGCTCACGGGCAGGACATCCGCCCGCGCGGCCAGGAGTGCCGCAGCGGTGACCAATTGCTGCCGCTCGGAGCCCTGGTAACCCCCGCCGTACTGGGCCTCGCGGCGGCCGCCGGGTACGACACACTCGCCGTCGTCCCCCGCCCGCGCGCCGAAGTTCTCATCCTCGGCGATGAGCTGCTCACCGAGGGACTTCCCAGGGAAGGGCTCATCCGGGACGCGCTCGGCCCCATGCTGCCGCCGTGGCTGCGGGCCCTGGGCGCCGAGGTCGTCGCGGTGCGCCGGATCGGCGACGACGCCAAGGCGCTGCACAAAGCGATCACCGGCTCCCGGGCCGATCTGATCGTCACCACCGGCGGCACCGCCGCCGGCCCCGTCGACCATGTCCACCCCACCTTGCGCCGGATCGGCGCCGAGCTGCTGGTGGACGGCGTCAAGGTGCGGCCGGGGCATCCGATGCTGCTGGCCCGTCTCCAGGAGAACCAGCACCTCGTCGGGCTGCCCGGCAACCCCCTCGCGGCCGTCTCCGGACTGCTCACGCTCGCCGAGCCGATGCTGCGCACGCTGGCCGGACGCATGGCCCCGGAGCCGTACACCTTGCCCCTCGGGGACGCCGTGCAGGGGCATCCGTACGACACCCGGCTCATCCCCGTCTCGCTGCGCGGCGAGCGGGCCGCGCCGCTGCACTACAACGGCCCGGCGATGCTGCGGGGCATCGCCGCCGCCGACGCGCTCGCGGTCGTACCGCCGGGTGGTGCGCGCGCCGGGCAGGAGCTGGAACTCATCGATCTGCCATGGGCCGTCGCGGGGATCGACGCGTGCTTCGTCTGA
- a CDS encoding potassium channel family protein — MFHVKLPGDDTIARQADEHLMTHQVKLPQKVVQRPIRQVAKRLSMALLLLVFTALIVWFDRGGYTDNSDGSVDLLDAFYYATVTLSTTGYGDITPTSDVARLINILVITPLRVLFLIILVGTTLEVLTERTREEWRLNRWRATLRDHTVVVGFGTKGRSAVETVCATGLKKEQVVVVDPSSRVVDAATAEGYAGVIGDATRSDVLMRAELHKARQIIVATQRDDTAVLVTLTARQLNRGAKIVAAVREEENAPLLRQSGADAVITSASAAGRLLGLSVLSPAAGMVMEDLIHQGSGLDIVDRPVTKAEVGMSARDTSDLVVSVVRGHRVLGYDEPDVGTLQLTDRLITIVRVTPSTRTTPDIRHLP; from the coding sequence GTGTTTCACGTGAAACTTCCGGGCGACGACACGATCGCCCGCCAGGCGGACGAACATCTGATGACTCACCAGGTGAAACTGCCGCAGAAGGTAGTGCAGCGTCCGATTCGGCAGGTGGCGAAGCGGCTGTCGATGGCGCTGCTGCTGCTTGTGTTCACCGCGCTCATCGTCTGGTTCGACCGCGGTGGCTACACCGACAACTCCGACGGCAGCGTCGACCTGCTCGACGCCTTCTACTACGCGACGGTCACCCTCTCCACCACCGGATACGGCGACATCACCCCGACCAGTGACGTCGCCCGGCTCATCAACATCCTGGTCATCACGCCCCTGCGGGTGCTGTTCCTGATCATCCTGGTCGGCACCACGCTGGAGGTCCTCACGGAACGCACCCGGGAGGAGTGGCGATTGAACCGCTGGAGGGCGACCTTGAGGGATCACACCGTCGTTGTCGGCTTCGGGACCAAGGGACGGTCGGCCGTCGAGACTGTCTGCGCGACCGGGCTCAAGAAGGAGCAGGTCGTGGTCGTCGACCCGAGTTCCCGGGTGGTCGACGCGGCGACGGCCGAGGGGTACGCGGGAGTGATCGGGGACGCCACGCGCAGCGATGTGCTGATGCGCGCCGAGCTCCACAAGGCGCGGCAGATCATCGTCGCCACCCAGCGGGACGACACCGCGGTCCTGGTCACCCTGACCGCGCGGCAGCTCAATCGCGGGGCGAAGATCGTCGCCGCCGTCCGCGAGGAGGAGAACGCCCCGCTGCTCAGGCAGTCGGGCGCCGACGCGGTCATCACCAGCGCCAGCGCGGCCGGCCGACTGCTCGGCCTCTCCGTGCTCAGCCCCGCCGCGGGCATGGTGATGGAGGACCTGATCCATCAGGGCAGCGGGCTCGACATCGTGGATCGGCCCGTCACAAAGGCCGAGGTCGGCATGAGTGCCCGGGACACCAGCGACCTCGTGGTCAGCGTCGTGCGGGGGCATCGCGTGCTCGGATACGACGAACCGGACGTCGGCACCCTGCAGTTGACGGACCGGCTGATCACGATCGTCCGGGTCACCCCGAGCACCCGGACGACGCCGGACATCCGGCACCTGCCGTAG
- a CDS encoding NAD(P)H-quinone oxidoreductase, whose product MYAITIPEPGGPEALVWDEVPDPVPAEGEVLVEVVASAVNRADLLQRQGLYNPPPGASPYPGLECSGRIAAVGPGVLGWSVGDEVCALLAGGGYAQKVAVPAGQLLPVPAGLDVLQAAALPEVTCTVWSNVFMVAHLRPGETLLVHGGSSGIGTMAIQLAKAVGAKVAVTAGTKEKLDFCAELGADILINYREQDFVEEIERATSGAGADVILDNMGAKYLDRNVRALAVNGRLAIIGMQGGIKAELNIAALLNKRAAVSATSLRARPLSEKAAIVAAVREHVWPLIDSGHVRPVVDRELSMSDAAGAHRVLEESSHIGKVLLVAS is encoded by the coding sequence ATGTACGCGATCACGATTCCCGAACCTGGTGGGCCCGAGGCGCTGGTGTGGGACGAGGTTCCCGATCCGGTGCCGGCCGAGGGCGAAGTGCTGGTCGAGGTGGTGGCCAGCGCCGTCAACCGCGCCGATCTGCTGCAGCGGCAGGGTCTGTACAACCCGCCGCCCGGAGCCTCCCCCTACCCCGGACTCGAATGCTCCGGGCGTATCGCCGCGGTCGGTCCGGGCGTCCTCGGCTGGTCGGTCGGCGACGAGGTGTGCGCGCTGCTCGCGGGCGGCGGATACGCCCAGAAGGTCGCCGTCCCCGCCGGACAGCTGCTCCCCGTTCCCGCGGGCCTGGACGTCCTGCAGGCGGCGGCGCTGCCCGAGGTGACGTGCACGGTCTGGTCGAACGTCTTCATGGTCGCCCATCTGCGCCCTGGCGAGACCCTGCTCGTGCACGGCGGCTCCAGCGGCATCGGCACCATGGCGATCCAGCTCGCGAAGGCCGTCGGTGCGAAGGTCGCGGTCACGGCGGGCACCAAGGAGAAGCTCGATTTCTGCGCGGAGCTGGGTGCGGACATCCTGATCAACTACCGCGAGCAGGACTTCGTCGAGGAGATCGAGCGGGCCACCTCGGGGGCGGGTGCCGACGTCATTCTCGACAACATGGGGGCCAAGTACCTCGACCGGAACGTGCGCGCGCTCGCCGTCAACGGACGGCTCGCCATCATCGGCATGCAGGGCGGCATCAAGGCGGAGCTGAACATCGCCGCGCTCCTGAACAAGCGCGCTGCCGTCAGCGCCACCTCGCTGCGGGCCCGGCCGCTCAGCGAGAAGGCGGCGATCGTGGCGGCCGTGCGGGAACACGTGTGGCCGCTGATCGACTCCGGTCATGTCCGTCCTGTCGTCGACCGTGAGCTGTCCATGAGCGACGCGGCGGGTGCGCACCGGGTGCTGGAGGAGAGCAGCCACATCGGAAAGGTGCTGCTCGTCGCCTCCTAG
- a CDS encoding bacterial proteasome activator family protein — protein sequence MEMPRNERSPENPQILVVGQDGMALGGAGDEDSREIPVTEMVEQPAKVMRIGSMIKQLLEEVRAAPLDEASRVRLKEIHASSVKELEDGLAPELVEELERLSLPFTDEGTPSDAELRIAQAQLVGWLEGLFHGIQTTLFAQQMAARAQLEQMRRALPPGVGGLEGDEDLRTGGRSGGPYL from the coding sequence ATGGAGATGCCGAGGAACGAACGGTCGCCGGAGAACCCTCAGATCCTGGTCGTGGGCCAGGACGGAATGGCTCTCGGCGGCGCCGGGGACGAGGACTCCCGCGAGATCCCGGTGACGGAGATGGTGGAACAGCCGGCCAAGGTGATGCGCATCGGCAGCATGATCAAGCAGCTGCTGGAGGAAGTGCGCGCCGCACCCCTGGACGAGGCCAGCAGGGTCCGCCTCAAGGAGATCCACGCGAGTTCCGTCAAGGAACTGGAGGACGGTCTCGCTCCGGAGCTGGTGGAGGAGCTGGAGCGGCTCTCGTTGCCCTTCACGGACGAGGGGACTCCCAGCGACGCCGAACTGCGGATCGCGCAGGCCCAGTTGGTGGGCTGGCTGGAAGGGCTCTTCCACGGGATCCAGACGACCCTGTTCGCCCAGCAGATGGCGGCCAGGGCGCAGCTGGAGCAGATGCGCCGGGCCCTTCCGCCGGGTGTCGGCGGTCTGGAGGGCGACGAGGACCTCCGTACGGGAGGCCGTTCGGGCGGACCGTACCTGTAA
- a CDS encoding protein kinase domain-containing protein, with amino-acid sequence MSQDGAQGRYAGRAVAGGRYQLRDLLGEGGMASVHLAYDSVLDRQVAIKTLHTELGREQAFRERFRREAQSVAKLTHTNIVSVFDTGEDDLDGMTTPYIVMEYIEGKPLGSVLDADIQQYGAMPADKALKITADVLAALEISHEMGLVHRDIKPGNVMMTKRNVVKVMDFGIARAMQSGVTSMTQTGMVVGTPQYLSPEQALGRGVDARSDLYSVGIMLFQLVTGRLPFEADSPLAIAYAHVQEQPVAPSSVNRSLPPAVDALIARALKKNPNERFPSAEIMRDECLRVAQSFQPAAPNIVPGAQTPSGSGVGSAVFPPVDQGTPAPGPVQTPYQPGPYGTPTPAPAYGYPQQGGYPTPPQTAAYAGQHGTSTPPPYNLSPQPAGGGRGSKSVVIGSVLVSLMAVGGLITALVLNGGTGDDNKGGGDSTAGSSPTAVAGHKGPDTSKKIDTEKCTDPTESYNDPKKIEVPNFRFKNLSSVKSCFQAAGWQMKVTRVDENTYGEDTVMDQFPSAGDDVDPKNMPKIEIKVSSGDPS; translated from the coding sequence CCGCCAGGTAGCGATCAAGACACTGCACACCGAACTCGGCCGGGAACAGGCCTTCCGCGAGCGCTTCCGCCGCGAGGCCCAGTCGGTGGCCAAGCTCACCCACACGAACATCGTCTCGGTGTTCGACACCGGCGAGGACGACCTCGACGGCATGACGACGCCGTACATCGTCATGGAGTACATCGAGGGCAAGCCGCTCGGCTCGGTCCTCGACGCGGACATCCAGCAGTACGGCGCGATGCCCGCCGACAAGGCCCTGAAGATCACCGCGGACGTGCTGGCGGCCCTGGAGATCAGCCACGAGATGGGCCTGGTCCACCGGGACATCAAGCCGGGCAACGTGATGATGACCAAGCGCAACGTCGTCAAGGTCATGGACTTCGGCATCGCCCGTGCCATGCAGTCCGGCGTCACCTCCATGACGCAGACCGGCATGGTCGTCGGCACCCCGCAGTACCTCTCCCCGGAGCAGGCCCTCGGCCGGGGCGTCGACGCCCGGTCCGACCTGTACTCGGTCGGCATCATGCTGTTCCAACTGGTCACCGGGCGGCTGCCCTTCGAAGCGGACTCCCCGCTGGCCATCGCCTACGCGCACGTCCAGGAGCAGCCGGTCGCGCCCTCCTCGGTCAACCGCTCGCTGCCCCCGGCGGTGGACGCGTTGATCGCCCGCGCGCTGAAGAAGAACCCGAACGAACGCTTCCCGAGCGCCGAGATCATGCGCGACGAGTGCCTCCGGGTCGCGCAGTCGTTCCAGCCTGCCGCGCCGAACATCGTGCCGGGCGCCCAGACACCCAGCGGTTCGGGCGTCGGCTCCGCCGTGTTCCCGCCGGTCGACCAGGGCACCCCGGCGCCCGGCCCGGTACAGACGCCGTACCAGCCCGGCCCGTACGGCACGCCGACCCCCGCCCCGGCGTACGGCTACCCGCAGCAGGGCGGCTACCCGACTCCGCCGCAGACCGCCGCGTACGCCGGGCAGCACGGCACCTCCACGCCTCCCCCGTACAACCTCTCGCCCCAGCCCGCCGGCGGCGGCCGGGGCAGCAAGTCGGTCGTGATCGGCTCGGTCCTGGTCTCGCTCATGGCGGTCGGCGGCCTGATCACGGCGCTGGTCCTGAACGGCGGGACCGGCGACGACAACAAGGGCGGCGGCGACAGCACCGCCGGCTCGTCGCCCACCGCGGTCGCGGGGCACAAGGGTCCGGACACGTCGAAGAAGATCGACACCGAGAAGTGCACGGACCCGACGGAGTCGTACAACGACCCGAAGAAGATCGAGGTCCCCAACTTCCGCTTCAAGAACCTGAGCTCGGTGAAGTCCTGCTTCCAGGCCGCCGGCTGGCAGATGAAGGTCACGCGCGTGGACGAGAACACGTACGGCGAGGACACGGTCATGGACCAGTTCCCCTCCGCCGGTGACGACGTCGACCCCAAGAACATGCCCAAGATCGAGATCAAGGTGTCCTCGGGCGACCCCTCCTAG